One Bacillus sp. (in: firmicutes) DNA window includes the following coding sequences:
- the cas9 gene encoding type II CRISPR RNA-guided endonuclease Cas9 (Cas9, originally named Csn1, is the large, multifunctional signature protein of type II CRISPR/Cas systems. It is well known even to general audiences because its RNA-guided endonuclease activity has made it a popular tool for custom editing of eukaryotic genomes.) → MNNMDYRLGLDIGTSSIGWGLVEMKWDEDDELYDLVGILDKGVRMFDRAEIPKTGASLALPRRIARSTRRRLGRKCDRKQKIRQLIIKNGLISKEQMEKLYPLEHGSIDVWDLRLDGLERLLSGKEWTRLLIHLSQKRGYKSNRKSEENNKETGVVLNSIKENEMRLNIYRTVGEMWMKDEVFASHDKRRNSDDSYLFSISRFQLEQEIRTLFSCQREFGSTIASIELEEDYLKIWNHQLPFASSDDIIKKVGHCSIFHEEKRIPKATYTFQYFSALDALNRVRVGTEYRKLTIDERDEVLTKLFNRKDYFNKKSLPDIKYSDVRKMISLSTEEKFKGLIYDPNATLNQNENQTFLNLKDYYTIHQCLSCYGKQTGVSFTFDDYDIVAHALTIYKTDNDIRNYLLSNRFKNKFTTELIDSFLHLSFSKFGHLSSKAIKILLPEMTKGLTFKEAADVLEVDTTGLTKKTKQKLLPPIPDEMANPIVKRALSQARKVVNEVIRKYGSPLSIHIELARELSKNHEERKKITKGYDENRNKNKAAIAFLLENGIKQPTGFDITRYKLWEEQNQTCAYSINKIPIDVFVKELQKDRSSAPSLDVDHIIPYSQSYMDGYQNKVLVYSDENHKKGNRLPYEYLSTIPGRWEAFEEFVAVTYNTKNNQFKKKRDLLLKKEISEEALFDLKDRHLNDTRYITRYFKNFIEQNLLFKSSMDNRKKKVIAVSGQITSYLRKWWGLNKDRNATFLHHAMDAIVVACADDQMIKRISDYNKQKENGYKKFLTRFPEPWYGFRDDIYTILTEQPIPEELLKKIQFNLDKDYLLVSRAPRYSITGEAHEMTVRKKVGVDKNGKILTTKRIHLRDIKFDANGDFEMVGKDTDLATYNTIKNHYLSFNKNVNVAFSDENLPFKPVKEGKDPTKANKIKKITVMDTAKSYVREINGGITGNGSLVRVDIFKREEKYIMIPIYVADTVLSQLPNKYVKSGKGFEHWPELDSLCEFQFSLYPYDILCVEREASVELLHFVSADISGNKLECKLINSPSDKTEHRFSIGTAKKLVKMKSGILGELYIVKQEKRQSFNRKEKIKMLNENFN, encoded by the coding sequence GACGAACTTTATGATTTAGTGGGTATTCTTGATAAAGGGGTAAGAATGTTCGATCGTGCGGAGATTCCAAAGACTGGTGCCTCTTTAGCTCTTCCAAGAAGAATTGCTCGCTCTACACGTAGACGGTTAGGTAGAAAGTGTGACCGTAAGCAGAAAATCCGTCAATTGATCATAAAGAATGGATTAATATCAAAGGAACAAATGGAAAAACTCTATCCACTTGAACATGGCAGTATTGATGTCTGGGATTTAAGATTAGATGGATTAGAACGGCTATTAAGTGGAAAAGAGTGGACAAGGCTACTCATCCACTTATCACAAAAGCGTGGCTACAAGTCCAATCGAAAATCAGAGGAAAATAATAAAGAAACCGGAGTGGTTTTAAACAGTATTAAAGAGAATGAGATGAGGCTAAATATATACCGTACCGTGGGTGAAATGTGGATGAAGGATGAAGTATTCGCCTCACATGATAAAAGGAGAAACTCTGATGATTCATACTTATTCTCTATTTCCCGTTTTCAACTTGAACAAGAAATTCGAACATTATTTTCGTGTCAAAGAGAATTTGGGTCCACAATTGCTTCGATTGAACTAGAAGAAGATTACTTAAAGATATGGAACCATCAGCTTCCCTTTGCATCCAGTGATGATATTATTAAAAAAGTAGGACATTGTTCAATTTTTCATGAAGAAAAACGGATACCAAAAGCAACTTATACATTCCAATACTTTTCTGCATTAGATGCCTTAAATCGTGTACGTGTTGGAACAGAATATCGTAAACTTACTATTGACGAAAGAGATGAGGTACTTACTAAATTATTTAACCGAAAAGATTATTTTAACAAGAAAAGCTTGCCTGATATAAAGTATTCTGATGTAAGAAAGATGATTTCATTGAGCACAGAGGAAAAATTTAAAGGCCTTATTTATGATCCTAACGCAACGCTCAACCAAAATGAAAATCAAACCTTTCTGAACTTGAAAGATTATTATACTATCCATCAATGCCTATCTTGTTATGGTAAACAGACTGGTGTATCGTTTACCTTCGATGATTATGACATAGTTGCTCATGCTCTTACCATTTATAAGACGGATAATGATATTAGGAATTATCTATTAAGCAATCGCTTCAAAAATAAATTTACTACTGAATTAATAGATAGTTTTTTACATTTATCGTTTTCTAAATTTGGCCATCTCTCCTCGAAGGCAATAAAAATCTTGCTTCCTGAAATGACCAAAGGACTAACCTTTAAAGAAGCAGCAGATGTATTGGAAGTAGATACAACAGGATTAACGAAGAAGACTAAACAAAAGCTTTTACCTCCGATTCCCGATGAAATGGCAAATCCTATAGTCAAAAGAGCTTTATCACAAGCGAGAAAAGTAGTAAATGAAGTTATTAGGAAATACGGTTCACCATTATCAATTCATATAGAGTTAGCACGTGAATTATCTAAAAACCATGAGGAAAGAAAGAAAATTACAAAAGGCTATGATGAGAATCGTAATAAAAATAAGGCCGCTATTGCTTTCCTTTTGGAAAACGGTATCAAGCAGCCTACTGGGTTTGATATTACAAGGTATAAGCTTTGGGAGGAACAAAATCAAACTTGTGCCTACTCTATAAATAAGATTCCAATAGATGTATTTGTTAAAGAGCTTCAGAAGGATCGCTCTAGTGCGCCTTCGTTAGATGTCGATCATATTATTCCATATAGTCAGTCCTACATGGATGGATATCAGAATAAAGTACTAGTTTATAGTGACGAGAACCATAAAAAAGGAAATCGGCTCCCATATGAATATTTATCCACTATCCCTGGTCGTTGGGAAGCATTTGAGGAGTTTGTTGCGGTAACTTACAATACTAAAAATAACCAATTCAAAAAGAAACGAGATCTTTTGTTGAAAAAGGAGATTTCTGAAGAGGCACTTTTCGATTTAAAAGACCGACATTTAAATGACACAAGATATATTACTCGTTACTTTAAGAATTTTATTGAGCAAAATTTGTTATTTAAATCATCTATGGACAACCGTAAGAAAAAAGTTATAGCCGTGTCCGGGCAAATTACATCCTATTTACGTAAATGGTGGGGACTTAATAAAGACCGTAATGCAACATTCCTTCACCATGCTATGGATGCAATAGTAGTAGCATGTGCAGACGACCAAATGATTAAACGAATCAGTGACTATAATAAACAGAAAGAGAATGGATATAAAAAATTCCTAACTCGTTTTCCAGAGCCTTGGTATGGCTTCCGTGACGACATTTATACTATTTTAACGGAGCAACCAATCCCAGAAGAGTTGCTGAAAAAGATTCAGTTTAATTTGGATAAAGATTATCTCCTTGTATCGCGAGCACCACGCTATTCAATCACAGGGGAAGCGCATGAAATGACAGTAAGAAAAAAAGTCGGAGTAGATAAAAATGGTAAAATACTAACAACCAAACGGATTCACTTGCGAGACATTAAGTTTGATGCTAATGGAGATTTTGAAATGGTCGGAAAAGATACAGACTTAGCGACTTATAACACGATTAAAAATCATTACTTATCATTCAACAAAAATGTAAATGTAGCTTTTTCCGATGAAAATCTTCCTTTTAAACCAGTCAAGGAAGGGAAGGATCCTACCAAGGCAAATAAAATTAAAAAGATAACAGTAATGGACACCGCAAAATCGTATGTCCGGGAGATTAATGGCGGTATAACAGGTAATGGTTCATTAGTTCGTGTTGATATTTTTAAACGAGAAGAAAAATATATCATGATTCCAATTTATGTAGCAGATACTGTACTATCTCAATTGCCAAATAAATATGTAAAATCTGGCAAAGGATTTGAACATTGGCCAGAGTTAGATAGTCTTTGTGAATTCCAATTTAGCCTGTATCCATATGATATACTGTGTGTTGAAAGGGAGGCTTCTGTTGAGTTACTGCATTTTGTATCTGCGGATATTTCTGGTAACAAATTAGAATGTAAATTAATAAATTCACCATCTGATAAAACTGAGCATCGCTTTTCCATAGGGACAGCCAAGAAACTAGTGAAAATGAAGAGTGGTATACTTGGAGAACTATATATTGTTAAACAAGAAAAGAGACAAAGCTTTAACAGGAAAGAAAAAATAAAAATGCTGAATGAAAATTTTAATTAA
- the cas1 gene encoding type II CRISPR-associated endonuclease Cas1, with amino-acid sequence MSWRHIIISNNGRLSVKRNQLVIQQNEMYTVPLQDIASILIEAEATTITTRLLSECANQKVSIISCDEKKLPNGIWLSFNQHSRQLAVLQMQLALSKPFKKRIWQAVVQQKITNQALCLEFVKKEGMKDLRSIAKTVESGDKTNREAYAAKKYFEYLFEKGFTRRADDPINRMLNYGYAIMRGAVARVLSVYGFNMCLGLFHDNQLNAFNLADDLMEVYRPMVDLYVSYNVTECWDIKVRTGLVNLLNHEVLIAGERCSITTSIDSMVKSLVTSFRENDLKYMKLPELLPLKFYLNE; translated from the coding sequence GTGAGTTGGCGACATATCATAATATCTAATAACGGTAGACTATCGGTGAAAAGAAACCAGTTAGTTATTCAACAAAATGAAATGTATACAGTTCCTTTGCAAGACATAGCTTCAATTCTAATCGAAGCGGAAGCAACCACTATTACAACAAGATTATTGAGTGAATGTGCAAATCAAAAAGTTTCTATCATTTCTTGTGATGAAAAAAAGCTGCCAAACGGAATTTGGCTTAGCTTTAATCAACATTCAAGGCAACTTGCGGTTCTTCAAATGCAATTAGCATTATCAAAACCTTTTAAAAAAAGGATTTGGCAAGCGGTGGTGCAACAAAAAATTACTAATCAAGCATTATGTCTTGAATTTGTGAAGAAGGAAGGAATGAAAGACCTTAGGTCTATTGCAAAAACAGTAGAGTCGGGGGATAAAACTAATCGGGAGGCATACGCTGCGAAAAAATACTTTGAATATCTATTTGAAAAGGGGTTTACCCGCAGAGCTGACGACCCTATAAATAGGATGCTTAACTATGGTTATGCAATTATGAGGGGGGCAGTTGCCCGTGTGTTATCTGTTTATGGTTTTAATATGTGCCTCGGATTATTTCATGATAATCAATTAAATGCCTTTAATTTAGCTGATGATTTAATGGAGGTTTACAGACCGATGGTAGATTTGTATGTAAGTTATAATGTAACAGAATGTTGGGATATAAAAGTAAGAACGGGGTTAGTAAATCTGCTAAATCATGAAGTGTTAATCGCTGGGGAGCGATGTTCCATTACAACTTCCATAGATAGTATGGTCAAGAGTTTAGTTACTTCATTTCGGGAAAATGATTTAAAATATATGAAGCTACCAGAACTTTTGCCGTTAAAATTTTATCTCAATGAGTAA
- the cas2 gene encoding CRISPR-associated endonuclease Cas2 has protein sequence MRTIIFFDLPVKTKLQRKSYTQFRNFLLDEGFMMMQYSVYSRICNNHESAERLVARISKNLPQTGSIRSLIITEKQYERMTILLGQKLPNEIKITTNQLSLF, from the coding sequence ATGAGAACAATTATTTTCTTTGATTTACCGGTGAAGACGAAATTACAACGGAAAAGTTATACTCAATTTAGGAACTTTCTTCTAGATGAGGGGTTTATGATGATGCAATATTCAGTATATTCTAGAATCTGTAATAATCATGAATCTGCAGAAAGATTAGTGGCTCGAATATCAAAAAATCTCCCGCAAACTGGCTCTATCCGCTCTCTAATTATAACTGAAAAACAATATGAGAGAATGACAATACTTTTAGGACAAAAGCTCCCTAATGAAATAAAGATTACAACTAATCAATTATCATTGTTTTGA